Proteins co-encoded in one Cinclus cinclus chromosome Z, bCinCin1.1, whole genome shotgun sequence genomic window:
- the LOC134056612 gene encoding interferon-like, which translates to MPAPTAPQPRLPHAAPALLLLLTALATTLACQQLWTHHDTFPDDALRLLQDMAPSHTQPCHLQEPPCFPDTLLHRNLHPHQAAATALRILQHLFHTLSRSSSSQHWPSQAHNDLLNELQHHIHHLEQCLPDNANATTLFKGPRNPLLTINKYFRDIQLFLHAHNHSACAWDHVRLEARASLQHLHSLTRTMRR; encoded by the coding sequence ATGCCCGCgcccacagccccacagccacGCCTGCCGCACGCAGCCCCGgcgctcctgctcctcctcaccGCTCTCGCCACCACCCTcgcctgccagcagctctggacaCACCACGACACCTTCCCCGACGACGCCCTGCGCCTCCTCCAGGACATGGCTCCCAGCCACACGCAGCCCTGCCACCTCCAAGAGCCGCCCTGCTTCCCCGACACCCTCCTGCACAGGAACCTCCACCCGCACCAAGCCGCCGCCACCGCCCTACgcatcctccagcacctcttccacaccctcagcaggagcagcagcagccagcactggccCAGCCAGGCTCACAACGACCTCCTCAACGAACTCCAGCACCACATCCACCACCTCGAGCAGTGCCTCCCCGACAACGCCAACGCCACCACGCTCTTCAAAGGACCACGCAACCCGCTGCTCACCATCAACAAGTACTTCAGGGACATCCAGCTCTTCCTCCACGCCCACAACCACAGCGCCTGCGCCTGGGACCACGTCCGCCTCGAAGCTCGCGCCTCTCTACAGCACCTCCACAGCCTCACACGCACCATGCGCCGCTAG
- the LOC134056620 gene encoding interferon-like, which yields MPAPTAPQPRLPHAAPALLLLLTALATTLACQQLWTHHDTFPDDALRLLQDMAPSHTQPCHLQEPPCFPDTLLHRNLHPHQAAATALRILQHLFHTLSRSSSSQHWPSQAHNDLLNKLQHHIHHLEQCLPDNANATTLFKGPRNPLLTINKYFRDIQLFLHAHNHSACAWDHVRLEARASLQHLHSLTRTMRR from the coding sequence ATGCCCGCgcccacagccccacagccacGCCTGCCGCACGCAGCCCCGgcgctcctgctcctcctcaccGCTCTCGCCACCACCCTcgcctgccagcagctctggacaCACCACGACACCTTCCCCGACGACGCTCTGCGCCTCCTCCAGGACATGGCTCCCAgccacacacagccctgccacctCCAAGAGCCGCCCTGCTTCCCCGACACCCTCCTGCACAGGAACCTCCACCCGCACCAAGCCGCCGCCACCGCCCTACgcatcctccagcacctcttccacaccctcagcaggagcagcagcagccagcactggccCAGCCAGGCTCACAACGACCTCCTCAACAAACTCCAGCACCACATCCACCACCTCGAGCAGTGCCTCCCCGACAACGCCAACGCCACCACGCTCTTCAAAGGACCACGCAACCCGCTGCTCACCATCAACAAGTACTTCAGGGACATCCAGCTCTTCCTCCACGCCCACAACCACAGCGCCTGCGCCTGGGACCACGTCCGCCTCGAAGCTCGCGCCTCTCTACAGCACCTCCACAGCCTCACACGTACCATGCGCCGCTAG